The following proteins are encoded in a genomic region of Mobula hypostoma chromosome 23, sMobHyp1.1, whole genome shotgun sequence:
- the LOC134337003 gene encoding protein FAM200A-like, with protein sequence MVSEVLSHNEKNKKTVVELLKMVPLSAKRATRVEVLAEECFSNLLTDLEKAEAISPATDSSCDRTDMEELSVFARFFDGKTIREELICLLPLSGCSTGEIIFNEWTQFFEKNGLDVSKIVPIVTDGAPSMVGLHKGLSIAGGNVSGTYLLLHNDVHWLSKDRVLERVCDLRDELVSFLSSLLSQKAQGFKRFLSDNKMMAHVLFLCDIMSHLNQLNLQLQGNNHTVAHMYEAIEAFRSKLNLLERDIHGRKLHFPRLREHCEKNEMQEDPVMKDFVTSLAENFRERFESSPKLSGDILHFQRQPFSVSADGQWTAEAKRLVPSIDEATLQLEVLEMGTSDLLKAQHKEVGVSDFWINVVPQAQSKNTRAIAMLLLTLFPFTYIYESPFSSMNSVKNQDRNRLSNAHLGQCLRIATTEYRPNIRRIASSGHCHFSH encoded by the exons ATGGTCAGTGAAGTTTTAAGTCATAATGAGAAAAACAAGAAAACGGTCGTCGAGCTATTAAAGATGGTGCCATTGTCGGCCAAAAGGGCAACAAGAGTAGAAGTTTTAGCGGAGGAgtgtttttccaatctactcaccGATTTGGAGAAAGCAGAAGCCATATCACCAGCCACAGACTCATCCTGTGACCGAACCGATATGGAAGAGCTATCTGTGTTCGCAAGATTTTTTGATGGGAAGACCATTCGGGAAGAGCTAATTTGTTTGCTTCCTCTGTCTGGGTGCTCAACTGGGGAAATAATTTTTAACGAATGGACACAGTTCTTTGAGAAGAATGGCTTGGATGTGAGCAAAATTGTGCCAATTGTCACCGATGGGGCTCCGTCGATGGTGGGACTACACAAGGGCTTG agcattgctggaggaaatgtcaGCGGAACATACCTTTTGCTGCATAATGATGTTCACTGGCTGAGCAAAGATcgtgtgttggagagggtgtgCGACCTGCGCGATGAGCTTGTGTCATTTTTATCCAGTCTGCTGAGCCAAAAAGCCCAAGGATTTAAGAGGTTTTTAAGTGACAACAAGATGATGGcacatgttctttttttgtgtgacatCATGTCTCATCTAAATCAACTTAATCTGCAATTACAAGGCAACAACCACACTGTTGCGCATATGTACGAGGCGATTGAAGCTTTCCGGTCAAAGCTGAAccttttggagagagacattcacGGGAGAAAGTTGCACTTTCCACGTCTGCGGGAGCATTGCGAGAAGAACGAAATGCAggaggatccagtgatgaaggATTTCGTGACGAGCCTGGCAGAAAACTTCAGAGAACGATTTGAAAGCTCCCCTAAACTCTCAGGTGACATCCTCCACTTCCAGAGACAGCCGTTCTCAGTTTCGGCTGATGGCCAGTGGACTGCAGAGGCCAAAAGGCTGGTGCCTTCTATagatgaggcaactcttcagCTGGAGGTCTTGGAAATGGGAACATCTGATTTGCTCAAAGCACAACACAAGGAGGTTGGGGTGAGTGACTTTTGGATCAACGTGGTTCCCCAAGCTCAATCCAAAAACACGAGAGCTATTGCAATGCTCCTACTCACACTGTTCCCCTTCACGTACATATATGAGTCACCGTTTTCTTCAATGAACTCTGTCAAGAACcaggacagaaacagactctccaaTGCACATCTTGGCCAGTGCCTCAGGATTGCCACAACAGAATACAGGCCCAACATCAGAAGGATTGCCTCATCTGGTCACTGTCACTTCTCTCACTGA